A window of Euwallacea similis isolate ESF13 chromosome 10, ESF131.1, whole genome shotgun sequence contains these coding sequences:
- the Pka-R1 gene encoding cAMP-dependent protein kinase type I regulatory subunit isoform X2 — translation MNLSGAFSGLSLQQQYDYYYQEQALDAKNQAQSPEDTEDLSPLPTHAQGPVRRRGGISAEPVTEEDATSYVKKVVPKDYKTMAALSKAIAKNVLFSHLDENERSDIFDAMFPVTFLPGEVIIQQGDEGDNFYVIDQGEVEVYVNNELVVTIGEGGSFGELALIYGTPRAATVKAKTDVKLWGIDRDSYRRILMGSTIRKRKMYEEFLARVSILENLDKWERLTVADALEPVSFEDSETIVRQGEPGDDFYIIVEGSAVVKQKRAEGEEPREVGRLGPSDYFGEIALLLDRPRAATVVACGPLKCVKLDRARFERVLGPCADILKRNISQYNSFVSLSV, via the exons ATGAATTTGAGTGGTGCTTTTAGTGGTCTGAGCCTTCAACAACAATACGACTATTACTATCAG GAACAAGCTCTAGACGCCAAAAATCAGGCGCAATCGCCTGAAGACACTGAGGACTTATCTCCATTGCCTACGCATGCGCAGGGTCCCGTCAGACGGAGAGGTGGTATATCCGCCGAGCCTGTTACGGAGGAAGATGCCACCAGTTACGTTAAAAAG GTTGTGCCCAAAGACTACAAGACGATGGCAGCCCTTTCTAAGGCCATCGCCAAGAACGTCCTCTTCTCACACCTGGACGAGAACGAACGCTCCGACATCTTCGACGCCATGTTCCCAGTTACCTTCCTCCCCGGAGAAGTCATCATTCAACAGGGAGACGAAGGTGACAACTTCTACGTGATTGATCAGGGTGAAGTGGAG GTATATGTGAATAACGAACTAGTCGTCACTATCGGCGAGGGCGGGAGCTTCGGGGAGTTAGCTTTGATCTACGGTACCCCGAGGGCAGCCACCGTCAAAGCCAAGACGGACGTCAAATTGTGGGGCATCGACCGAGACTCGTACCGACGCATCCTGATGGGTTCCACCATCAGGAAACGCAAAATGTACGAGGAATTCCTCGCGCGAGTGTCGATATTGGAGAATCTGGACAAGTGGGAGCGATTGACGGTGGCCGACGCCTTGGAACCAGTCAGTTTCGAGGACAGCGAGACCATAGTACGACAAGGCGAGCCCGGCGATGATTTCTACATCATCGTAGAAGGGTCGGCGGTAGTGAAGCAAAAACGGGCCGAGGGTGAAGAACCACGCGAAGTGGGCCGTCTTGGTCCTAGTGACTACTTCGGGGAGATTGCGCTGTTACTAGACAGGCCAAGGGCAGCTACGGTGGTCGCTTGCGGGCCGCTCAAATGCGTCAAACTGGACCGAGCTAG GTTTGAACGTGTCTTGGGCCCCTGCGCTGACATCCTAAAGAGGAACATCTCCCAATACAACAGTTTCGTGTCCTTATCCGTTTAA
- the Cyp4aa1 gene encoding probable cytochrome P450 4aa1, which yields MIETKLYGCLIHFLSGVYWSIKRLKNYLRSVWLALNLPGPRALPVLGNALTITDTDALVKIATNISQLYAPLCRTWMFFLPIIIVYEPEDLKAILSNTKVSDKNFFYSVMHTFIGDGLITSTGSKWRKHRKLIQPLFQNNLLEGYLETFTEMSSKMLEELCKGPDTLGITKSINTAILNILHKAILGVTLTSEQETPFRRGELLIIKRVLKPWLLFESIFKHSQMSRDESRQFDNLHSYIRKIFNERLAQRKDKLRKTTCLLDQLMELPELSPEDIFNEAVTFMLAGQDSVGATVAFALFQLAKNPEVQEKVHKEISEFFYSDQITMTQLNQMIYLEQCIKETLRLLPSIPLISRVLTSDISLGKHTIPCGTDIFISPFATHRLPHFFPEPLKFDPERFRSDKLKKMHPYSFLPFSSGPRNCIGFKFAYFQMKVLIASIVKNYSIALRDGCQDLKLAYRVTLRAKGGIWLTIQPRKKRYVD from the exons atgattgaaacGAAGCTTTACGGGTGCCTAATCCACTTCTTGTCCGGAGTTTATTGGTCGATAAAAAGATTGAAGAATTATCTGAGGTCAGTGTGGTTGGCCTTGAATCTGCCAGGTCCACGGGCTTTACCAGTGCTGGGAAACGCTTTGACTATCACCGACACTGatg CTTTGGTGAAGATTGCCACTAACATCTCCCAGCTATACGCTCCGCTGTGCCGCACCTGGATGTTCTTTTTGCCCATAATAATAGTCTACGAGCCGGAGGATCTGAAGGCCATTCTGAGCAATACCAAAGTTTCAGACAAGAATTTCTTTTACTCAGTTATGCACACGTTCATCGGAGATGGTCTCATTACCAGCACTG GATCTAAATGGAGGAAGCACCGGAAGCTAATCCAGCCACTCTTCCAGAACAACCTCCTCGAAGGTTATTTGGAAACGTTTACCGAAATGTCCAGTAAAATGCTTGAAGAATTGTGCAAAGGGCCCGACACTCTAGGTATTACCAAATCTATCAACACtgcaattttaaacattcttcACA AAGCAATCTTGGGCGTCACCTTGACTTCAGAACAAGAAACTCCTTTTAGAAG ggggGAACTGCTTATCATCAAGAGAGTTCTGAAGCCTTGGCTGCTGTTTGAGTCAATTTTCAAGCATTCGCAGATGTCCAGGGACGAGTCCAGGCAGTTCGACAATCTACACAGCTACATCCGAAAG ATTTTCAATGAAAGGCTCGCCCAAAGGAAGGATAAACTTCGGAAAACCACATGTCTTCTGGACCAATTAATGGAGCTTCCAGAACTTTCCCCAGAAGACATTTTCAATGAGGCTGTGACATTCATGCTGGCT GGCCAGGACTCTGTAGGAGCCACAGTGGCTTTCGCGCTCTTCCAGCTGGCTAAAAATCCAGAAGTCCAGGAAAAAGTTCATAAAGAAATCAGCGAGTTCTTCTATTCTGACCAAATCACTATGACGCAGCTGAATCAGATGATCTACTTGGAGCAGTGCATTAAAGAGACACTAAGGCTACTGCCTAGCATACCTCTAATCTCCAGAGTGCTCACCAGTGATATTTCTCTAG GCAAACACACAATTCCTTGCGGTACCGACATCTTCATTTCTCCCTTTGCTACTCACCGACTGCCTCATTTCTTCCCTGAGCCCCTAAAGTTCGACCCCGAGCGATTCCGATCAGACAAACTCAAGAAAATGCATCCATATTCTTTCCTGCCCTTCAGCTCTGGACCGAGGAATTGCATTG GATTCAAGTTCGCCTATTTTCAAATGAAGGTCCTCATAGCCAGCATCGTAAAGAACTATAGCATCGCTCTAAGGGACGGTTGCCAGGACTTGAAGCTGGCCTATCGGGTGACTTTAAGGGCGAAGGGAGGAATCTGGCTCACTATCCAGCCTAGGAAGAAGAGATATGTGgactga
- the Pka-R1 gene encoding cAMP-dependent protein kinase type I regulatory subunit isoform X3 — MSLDLEQALDAKNQAQSPEDTEDLSPLPTHAQGPVRRRGGISAEPVTEEDATSYVKKVVPKDYKTMAALSKAIAKNVLFSHLDENERSDIFDAMFPVTFLPGEVIIQQGDEGDNFYVIDQGEVEVYVNNELVVTIGEGGSFGELALIYGTPRAATVKAKTDVKLWGIDRDSYRRILMGSTIRKRKMYEEFLARVSILENLDKWERLTVADALEPVSFEDSETIVRQGEPGDDFYIIVEGSAVVKQKRAEGEEPREVGRLGPSDYFGEIALLLDRPRAATVVACGPLKCVKLDRARFERVLGPCADILKRNISQYNSFVSLSV; from the exons GAACAAGCTCTAGACGCCAAAAATCAGGCGCAATCGCCTGAAGACACTGAGGACTTATCTCCATTGCCTACGCATGCGCAGGGTCCCGTCAGACGGAGAGGTGGTATATCCGCCGAGCCTGTTACGGAGGAAGATGCCACCAGTTACGTTAAAAAG GTTGTGCCCAAAGACTACAAGACGATGGCAGCCCTTTCTAAGGCCATCGCCAAGAACGTCCTCTTCTCACACCTGGACGAGAACGAACGCTCCGACATCTTCGACGCCATGTTCCCAGTTACCTTCCTCCCCGGAGAAGTCATCATTCAACAGGGAGACGAAGGTGACAACTTCTACGTGATTGATCAGGGTGAAGTGGAG GTATATGTGAATAACGAACTAGTCGTCACTATCGGCGAGGGCGGGAGCTTCGGGGAGTTAGCTTTGATCTACGGTACCCCGAGGGCAGCCACCGTCAAAGCCAAGACGGACGTCAAATTGTGGGGCATCGACCGAGACTCGTACCGACGCATCCTGATGGGTTCCACCATCAGGAAACGCAAAATGTACGAGGAATTCCTCGCGCGAGTGTCGATATTGGAGAATCTGGACAAGTGGGAGCGATTGACGGTGGCCGACGCCTTGGAACCAGTCAGTTTCGAGGACAGCGAGACCATAGTACGACAAGGCGAGCCCGGCGATGATTTCTACATCATCGTAGAAGGGTCGGCGGTAGTGAAGCAAAAACGGGCCGAGGGTGAAGAACCACGCGAAGTGGGCCGTCTTGGTCCTAGTGACTACTTCGGGGAGATTGCGCTGTTACTAGACAGGCCAAGGGCAGCTACGGTGGTCGCTTGCGGGCCGCTCAAATGCGTCAAACTGGACCGAGCTAG GTTTGAACGTGTCTTGGGCCCCTGCGCTGACATCCTAAAGAGGAACATCTCCCAATACAACAGTTTCGTGTCCTTATCCGTTTAA
- the Pka-R1 gene encoding cAMP-dependent protein kinase type I regulatory subunit isoform X4: MPQEQALDAKNQAQSPEDTEDLSPLPTHAQGPVRRRGGISAEPVTEEDATSYVKKVVPKDYKTMAALSKAIAKNVLFSHLDENERSDIFDAMFPVTFLPGEVIIQQGDEGDNFYVIDQGEVEVYVNNELVVTIGEGGSFGELALIYGTPRAATVKAKTDVKLWGIDRDSYRRILMGSTIRKRKMYEEFLARVSILENLDKWERLTVADALEPVSFEDSETIVRQGEPGDDFYIIVEGSAVVKQKRAEGEEPREVGRLGPSDYFGEIALLLDRPRAATVVACGPLKCVKLDRARFERVLGPCADILKRNISQYNSFVSLSV; the protein is encoded by the exons GAACAAGCTCTAGACGCCAAAAATCAGGCGCAATCGCCTGAAGACACTGAGGACTTATCTCCATTGCCTACGCATGCGCAGGGTCCCGTCAGACGGAGAGGTGGTATATCCGCCGAGCCTGTTACGGAGGAAGATGCCACCAGTTACGTTAAAAAG GTTGTGCCCAAAGACTACAAGACGATGGCAGCCCTTTCTAAGGCCATCGCCAAGAACGTCCTCTTCTCACACCTGGACGAGAACGAACGCTCCGACATCTTCGACGCCATGTTCCCAGTTACCTTCCTCCCCGGAGAAGTCATCATTCAACAGGGAGACGAAGGTGACAACTTCTACGTGATTGATCAGGGTGAAGTGGAG GTATATGTGAATAACGAACTAGTCGTCACTATCGGCGAGGGCGGGAGCTTCGGGGAGTTAGCTTTGATCTACGGTACCCCGAGGGCAGCCACCGTCAAAGCCAAGACGGACGTCAAATTGTGGGGCATCGACCGAGACTCGTACCGACGCATCCTGATGGGTTCCACCATCAGGAAACGCAAAATGTACGAGGAATTCCTCGCGCGAGTGTCGATATTGGAGAATCTGGACAAGTGGGAGCGATTGACGGTGGCCGACGCCTTGGAACCAGTCAGTTTCGAGGACAGCGAGACCATAGTACGACAAGGCGAGCCCGGCGATGATTTCTACATCATCGTAGAAGGGTCGGCGGTAGTGAAGCAAAAACGGGCCGAGGGTGAAGAACCACGCGAAGTGGGCCGTCTTGGTCCTAGTGACTACTTCGGGGAGATTGCGCTGTTACTAGACAGGCCAAGGGCAGCTACGGTGGTCGCTTGCGGGCCGCTCAAATGCGTCAAACTGGACCGAGCTAG GTTTGAACGTGTCTTGGGCCCCTGCGCTGACATCCTAAAGAGGAACATCTCCCAATACAACAGTTTCGTGTCCTTATCCGTTTAA
- the Snx16 gene encoding sorting nexin-16 — MDNHKDSCNSSSEHNTANSNMTFESAEEVSTDSDEYLSGDPLRYRNYNLDSSIASNVTILAQNMSLSDNNDNQSISDVIQDNLSYTTSDILNPVQIPIVGYEIMEERARFTVFKLRVENKINGDCWYVFRRYTDFVRLCNRFRNKFPEVIKHLPRKRWLKNNFDPIFLEERISGLQTLVNAILHQPNMVNSKEIQDFFCLNEPPVHSDSNEESRAIFEALEDTITDLKVQLKDKDALIDNLQQRLQGLLNENENLKKCLRQEQDINGTPKRHQ; from the exons ATGGACAATCACAAGGATAGTTGTAATTCCAGTTCTGAGCACAATACTGCGAATAGTAACATGACATTCGAGTCAGCAGAAGAAGTGTCAACTGACTCTGATGAGTATCTTTCAGGGGATCCCCTGAGATATAGAAATTACAACTTGGACAGCTCCATAGCTTCCAATGTGACAATATTAGCTCAGAACATGAGTTTGTCCGACAATAATGATAATCAGAGCATTTCAGATGTAATTCAAGATAATCTTTCTTATACCACAAGTGATATTTTGAACCCTGTTCAGATTCCCATAGTGGGATATGAAATAATGGAAGAGAGAGCTCGGTTTACG GTATTTAAACTGAGAGTAGAGAATAAAATCAATGGAGACTGTTGGTATGTCTTCAGACGTTATACAGACTTTGTAAGGCTCTGTAACAGGTTCAGAAATAAATTCCCTGAAGTAATCAAACACTTACCAAGGAAAAGATggttgaaaaacaattttgaccCCATTTTCCTAGAGGAGCGAATCAGTGGCCTGCAAACTTTAGTCAATGCCATCTTACATCAACCAAATATGGTCAACTCCAAGGAGATTCAGGACTTTTTTTGCCTCAATGAACCACCAGTGCATTCAGACAGCAATGAAGAATCTCGG gcGATATTTGAGGCCCTTGAAGACACCATTACAGATCTGAAGGTGCAGTTAAAAGACAAAGATGCTCTCATTGACAATTTGCAGCAGAGACTACAGGGATTGTTGAAtgagaatgaaaatttaaaaaagtgcctTAG acAGGAACAGGACATAAATGGGACACCAAAGAGACACCAGTGA